The following are from one region of the Ischnura elegans chromosome X, ioIscEleg1.1, whole genome shotgun sequence genome:
- the LOC124171136 gene encoding cell wall protein DAN4-like — protein MSARHFILAVALCVTGVLLSDQSEPRNGQSIYDVKIKNVTSNLEASHNYNHKNATFSFETGEPKNGRNTYDVRIKNVTSNLEPSHNYNHKNDSFSFETGEPKNGRNTYDVRIKNVTSNLEASHNYNHKNITFSFETAIHDDEPAIPASHTIQSSQSHPEVNVGISQDISTPPTNQPLPDSTVATTSVPKMTIKPTSAPLQIPEKIAAHHTLPLVPPTPAPPPFTPSIANITPMSSTPSIATTTPTSSTPSISNITPTSSTPSISTTSPTSSTPSMSTTSLTSSTPSIASTTTTSSTPSIATTTPTSSIPFIATTTPNSSSPSIATPTHTSSTPSIATTTPSSSTPSIATTTPTSSTPSIATTYPTSCTPSIATTTPTSSTPSIATTTPTSSTPSIATTTPTSSTPSIATTTPTSSIHYNATTTPTSNTPYIANNTPTSSTPYIANITPMCSTPYGAFKRYSPCDS, from the exons ATGTCTGCAAGACATTTCATCCTTGCTGTGGCACTTTGTGTTACGGGAGTTCTCCTGTCGGACCAAA gtgAGCCAAGAAATGGACAAAGCATTTATgacgttaaaattaaaaatgttacatcaaATCTGGAGGCATCACACAACTACAATCATAAAAATGCTACGTTTTCCTTTGAAACCG gtgAGCCAAAGAATGGACGAAACACTTATGATGTGAGGATTAAAAATGTAACATCAAATCTGGAGCCATCACACAACTACAATCATAAAAATGATTCGTTTTCCTTTGAAACCG gtgAGCCAAAGAATGGACGAAACACTTATGATGTGAGGATTAAAAATGTAACCTCAAATCTGGAGGCATCACACAActacaatcataaaaatattacgttttcCTTTGAAACCG cgaTCCATGATGACGAACCAGCTATACCCGCGTCACACACGATCCAAAGCAGTCAATCTCATCCAGAAGTAAATGTTGGAATTTCACAGGACATCAGCACACCACCCACTAACCAGCCTCTTCCGGATTCTACAGTGGCAACCACTAGTGTTCCTAAAATGACTATAAAGCCGACGTCTGCACCACTTCAAATCCCTGAGAAAATAGCTGCACATCATACATTGCCACTCGTACCCCCAACTCCAGCTCCCCCTCCATT CACTCCCTCCATTGCCAACATTACCCCCATGTCCAGCACTCCTTCCATTGCCACCACTACCCCCACTTCCAGCACTCCCTCCATTTCCAACATTACCCCCACTTCCAGCACTCCCTCCATTTCCACCACTTCCCCCACTTCCAGCACTCCCTCCATGTCCACCACTTCCCTCACTTCCAGCACTCCCTCCATTGCCTCCACTACCACCACTTCCAGCACTCCCTCCATTGCCACCACTACCCCCACTTCCAGCATTCCCTTCATTGCCACCACTACCCCCAACTCCAGCTCCCCCTCCATTGCCACCCCTACCCACACGTCCAGCACTCCGTCCATTGCCACCACTACCCCCTCGTCCAGCACTCCCTCCATTGCCACCACTACCCCCACTTCCAGCACTCCCTCCATTGCAACCACTTACCCCACTTCCTGCACTCCCTCCATTGCCACCACTACCCCCACATCCAGCACTCCGTCCATTGCCACCACTACCCCCACTTCCAGCACTCCCTCCATTGCCACCACTACCCCCACATCCAGCACTCCGTCCATTGCCACCACTACCCCCACTTCCAGCATTCACTACAATGCCACCACTACCCCCACTTCCAACACTCCCTACATTGCCAACAATACCCCCACATCCAGCACTCCCTACATTGCCAACATTACCCCCATGTGCAGCACTCCTTACGGTGCATTCAAACGATACTCCCCATGTGATAGTTAA
- the LOC124171137 gene encoding cell wall protein DAN4-like: MSARHFILAVALCVTGVLLSDQSEPRNEQSIYDVKIKNVTSNLEASHNYNHKNATFSFETGEPKNVRNIYDVKIRNVTSNLEASHNYNQKNFSFSFETAIHDDEPAIPASHTIQGSQSHPEVNVGISQDISTPPTNQPLPDSTVATTSVPKMTIKPTSAPLQIPEKIAAHHTLPLVPPTPAPPPFTPSIANITPMSSTPSIATTTPTSSTSSISNITPTSSTPSISTTSPTSSTPSIASTTTTPSTPSIATTTPTSSITFIATTTPNSSSPSIATPTHTSSTPSIATTTPTSSTPSIATTTPTSSTPSIATTTPTSSIHYNATTTPTSNTPYISNNTPTSSTPYIANITPMCSTPYGAFKRYSPCDS, from the exons ATGTCTGCAAGACATTTCATCCTTGCTGTGGCACTTTGTGTTACGGGAGTTCTCCTGTCGGACCAAA gtgAGCCAAGGAATGAACAAAGCATTTATgacgttaaaattaaaaatgttacatcaaATCTGGAGGCATCACACAACTACAATCATAAAAATGCTACGTTTTCCTTTGAAACCG gtgAGCCAAAGAATGTACGAAACATTTATGACGTGAAAATTAGAAATGTAACATCAAATCTGGAGGCATCACACAACTACAATCAGAAAAATTTTTCGTTTTCCTTTGAAACCG CGATCCATGATGACGAACCAGCCATACCCGCGTCACACACGATCCAAGGCAGTCAATCTCATCCAGAAGTAAATGTTGGAATTTCACAGGACATCAGCACACCACCCACTAACCAGCCTCTTCCGGATTCTACAGTGGCAACCACTAGTGTTCCTAAAATGACTATAAAGCCGACGTCTGCACCACTTCAAATCCCTGAGAAAATAGCTGCACATCATACATTGCCACTCGTACCCCCAACTCCAGCTCCCCCTCCATT CACTCCCTCCATTGCCAACATTACCCCCATGTCCAGCACTCCTTCCATTGCCACCACTACCCCCACTTCCAGCACTTCCTCCATTTCCAACATTACCCCCACTTCCAGCACTCCCTCCATTTCCACCACTTCCCCCACTTCCAGCACTCCCTCCATTGCCTCCACTACCACCACTCCCAGCACTCCCTCCATTGCCACCACTACCCCCACTTCCAGCATTACCTTCATTGCCACCACTACCCCCAACTCCAGCTCCCCCTCTATTGCCACCCCTACCCACACGTCCAGCACTCCGTCCATTGCCACCACTACCCCCACTTCCAGCACTCCCTCCATTGCCACCACTACCCCCACATCCAGCACTCCGTCCATTGCCACCACTACCCCCACTTCCAGCATTCACTACAATGCCACCACTACCCCCACTTCCAACACTCCCTACATTTCCAACAATACCCCCACATCCAGCACTCCCTACATTGCCAACATTACCCCCATGTGCAGCACTCCTTACGGTGCATTCAAACGATACTCCCCATGTGATAGTTAA